Proteins co-encoded in one Mycobacterium mantenii genomic window:
- a CDS encoding SecDF P1 head subdomain-containing protein gives MSHRRFSARAAAAWLGSIGLLAASMCGCQQTHKPAPSSSSTTAPPSTTAPPPPPPVVQIAPLPVRPVTKSQPTTPAVKCPATDPNAAVQPTDALTTCDIGRTTVYTLGPETMRLGLVHVDPPKSLTADYYQVTLELDPPSATAWTAFTGGHLQDHVAFIRDNLVLEAPIIEQQATSGRIVLTTQTAQGAAQLAQLVGRPA, from the coding sequence ATGAGTCACCGTCGATTTAGCGCGCGCGCTGCCGCCGCCTGGCTGGGGTCTATCGGTCTGCTCGCCGCTTCGATGTGTGGCTGTCAGCAGACGCACAAGCCGGCGCCGTCCAGCTCGTCGACCACCGCGCCGCCCAGCACCACCGCGCCGCCGCCCCCGCCGCCGGTGGTGCAGATCGCCCCGCTTCCGGTTCGGCCGGTGACGAAGTCGCAACCGACGACGCCCGCGGTGAAGTGCCCGGCCACCGATCCGAACGCTGCGGTGCAGCCCACCGACGCCCTGACCACCTGTGACATCGGGCGAACCACCGTCTATACGTTGGGTCCCGAGACCATGCGGCTCGGGCTCGTCCACGTCGACCCGCCGAAGTCGCTCACCGCGGACTACTACCAAGTGACCCTCGAGCTGGATCCGCCGTCGGCGACCGCGTGGACCGCATTCACGGGCGGGCATCTGCAAGACCACGTGGCCTTCATCCGGGACAACCTCGTTTTGGAAGCGCCGATCATCGAACAACAGGCCACGTCCGGACGGATCGTGCTCACCACCCAAACCGCCCAGGGCGCAGCGCAATTGGCCCAACTGGTGGGCCGCCCCGCATGA
- a CDS encoding sugar phosphate isomerase/epimerase family protein, translating to MTSPGRPDRLGIGMLSVFGLPPIELANLTADLGCRYMSVAAQGMPLVPLGYPPYSLADDARLRKDLRAAMSDRGVTISLGDGFLVLPGADVSALRGDLDVLAELGVPRINVVSLDPDLARTLDQFAALTELAAQRNIGTVVEPVPGLTIGDVPAALAAREYVGRSEFRLLIDTMHLVRSGSGAADLAAIDADHIGYAQLNDTTLRPRLDNYLEEAMFERMVPGEGELPLHDLLSALPRDTVLEIEVPRRISALAGVPPADRLRPCVEAARRLLSELQLG from the coding sequence ATGACGTCTCCGGGGCGCCCGGACCGCCTCGGCATCGGAATGCTCAGCGTGTTCGGGCTGCCCCCAATCGAATTGGCGAATCTCACCGCGGACCTGGGCTGCCGCTACATGTCGGTCGCCGCGCAGGGGATGCCGCTGGTGCCGCTGGGCTATCCCCCTTACTCGCTGGCCGACGACGCCAGACTTCGGAAAGACCTGCGCGCCGCGATGAGCGATCGGGGAGTGACCATCTCGCTCGGTGACGGGTTCCTGGTGCTGCCCGGCGCCGACGTGAGCGCGCTGCGCGGCGACCTCGACGTCCTGGCGGAGCTCGGTGTTCCCCGGATCAACGTGGTCAGCCTGGACCCCGATCTTGCGCGCACCCTCGACCAGTTCGCCGCACTGACCGAGCTTGCCGCCCAGCGCAATATCGGTACGGTCGTCGAACCGGTGCCCGGCCTGACCATCGGCGACGTGCCCGCGGCGCTGGCCGCCAGGGAATACGTCGGACGAAGCGAATTCCGGTTGTTGATCGACACCATGCACCTGGTGCGGTCGGGTTCCGGCGCCGCCGATCTGGCCGCCATCGATGCCGATCACATCGGCTACGCCCAGCTCAACGACACGACGCTACGGCCGCGCCTCGACAACTACCTGGAGGAAGCCATGTTCGAGCGGATGGTTCCCGGCGAGGGCGAACTTCCGCTGCACGACCTTCTCTCCGCACTCCCCCGTGACACCGTGCTCGAAATCGAAGTTCCCAGAAGGATATCGGCGCTGGCGGGCGTGCCCCCGGCCGACCGCCTACGCCCGTGCGTCGAGGCGGCGCGCCGGTTGCTGTCGGAGCTTCAACTCGGGTAG
- a CDS encoding FAD-dependent oxidoreductase, producing the protein MVETTTCAVVGGGPAGMVLALLLARAGIEVTLLEKHGDFLRDFRGDTVHPTTLQLLDELGLGERFAELPYSKLRRGTWESAGRSVTYLDFERLRQPHRYIAMVPQWDLLNLLAEAARAEPSFTLRMRTEVTGLLRDGGRVTGVRYEGVDGPGELRAELTVACDGRWSIVRREAGLSAHEYPVKFDVWWFKLPREGNADHSFLPRMGQGKALAVIPREGYNQIAYIGPKGTDAQLRARGVEAFRRDLGALLPDMPDSVAALRSMDEVKHLDVRVNRLRRWHTHGLLCIGDAAHAMSPLGGVGINLAIQDAVAAATLLAEPLRRHRITERDLAAVRRRRGLPAALTQTGQRVLQTVLLRAVFRGAAPTPPAVALSVLRRLPWLAAVPAYLVGVGVRPEHAPAFARRAPSERDG; encoded by the coding sequence ATGGTCGAGACAACGACGTGCGCGGTTGTCGGCGGCGGCCCGGCGGGCATGGTCCTCGCACTGTTGCTGGCCCGGGCCGGCATCGAGGTCACCCTGCTGGAAAAGCACGGCGACTTCCTGCGTGACTTTCGCGGCGACACCGTGCATCCGACCACGCTGCAGCTGCTCGACGAGTTGGGCCTGGGGGAGCGGTTCGCGGAATTGCCCTACAGCAAACTCCGCAGGGGCACTTGGGAATCCGCTGGCCGCTCGGTGACCTACCTGGACTTCGAGCGGCTGCGGCAACCGCACCGATACATCGCCATGGTGCCGCAGTGGGACCTGCTGAACCTGCTCGCCGAGGCGGCCCGGGCCGAGCCGAGTTTCACCTTGCGGATGCGCACCGAGGTCACCGGTCTGCTGCGCGACGGCGGCCGCGTCACCGGGGTGCGCTACGAAGGGGTGGACGGACCGGGCGAGCTTCGGGCCGAGCTGACGGTGGCCTGTGACGGCCGGTGGTCGATCGTGCGCCGGGAGGCCGGGCTGAGCGCACACGAATACCCGGTGAAGTTCGACGTGTGGTGGTTCAAGCTGCCGCGCGAAGGCAATGCGGACCATTCCTTCCTGCCCAGGATGGGGCAGGGCAAGGCGCTGGCGGTGATTCCGCGCGAAGGCTACAACCAGATCGCCTACATCGGCCCGAAGGGCACCGACGCCCAGTTGCGCGCACGCGGTGTCGAGGCGTTCCGGCGCGACCTCGGTGCGCTCCTGCCCGACATGCCGGACTCGGTCGCGGCATTGCGGTCCATGGACGAGGTCAAGCACCTCGACGTGCGGGTGAATCGGTTGCGTCGCTGGCACACCCACGGTCTGCTCTGCATCGGCGACGCCGCGCACGCGATGTCCCCGCTGGGCGGGGTCGGGATCAATCTGGCCATCCAGGATGCCGTCGCCGCCGCGACCCTGTTGGCCGAACCCCTTCGGCGGCATCGCATCACCGAACGCGACCTGGCCGCTGTTCGCCGTCGGCGCGGACTTCCCGCCGCGCTGACCCAGACGGGTCAGCGAGTGCTGCAGACCGTGCTACTGCGGGCGGTTTTCCGCGGCGCGGCTCCCACGCCGCCTGCGGTGGCGCTGAGTGTGCTGCGACGGTTGCCGTGGCTGGCGGCGGTGCCCGCCTATCTCGTCGGCGTTGGAGTCAGGCCCGAACATGCTCCGGCATTCGCCCGACGGGCACCCTCGGAGCGCGACGGCTGA
- a CDS encoding arylsulfatase, with protein MKRPNFLVIVADDLGFSDIGAFGGEIETPNLDRLAHAGIRLTDFHSAPACSPTRAMLLTGTDHHIAGIGTMLEVASPEFRGAPGYEGYLNDRVVALPELLRDAGYLTLMSGKWHLGATIETSPWARGFERSFALLPAGASHYGGAEERGFSPVPTLYTEDDQFVSVGDDFYSSDSYADTLLRYLEERDPDDDRPFFAYLPFQAPHWPLQAPDGAIAKYRGRYDAGPDALREERLSALKRLGLCPPDVVAHPVVADGAPEWADMTDEQRARSARSMEVYAGMVDRMDYNIGRVIDYLSASGELDNTVVIFMSDNGAEGAIVEAMPLRGPQIAAQIEKHCDNSLDNLGRPTSFIWYGPRWAQAATAPSRLHKAFTTQGGIRVTGFVTWPGFARQQQIGTAFSTVMDIAPTLLELAGVTHPGTSYRGREVAPMRGRSLVDYLTGAAETVHDADTGTGWELFGRRAIRQGDWKALYLPAPYGPGGWQLYDLASDPGEIDDLAAERPDKLAELLALWDRYVEETGVILDPISVYDLQL; from the coding sequence GTGAAACGTCCCAACTTCCTTGTGATCGTTGCAGACGACCTCGGGTTCTCCGACATCGGCGCATTCGGCGGCGAGATCGAGACGCCCAACCTCGACCGACTGGCCCACGCGGGGATCCGGCTGACCGATTTCCACTCGGCGCCGGCCTGCTCACCGACCCGGGCGATGTTGTTGACCGGGACCGATCACCACATCGCCGGCATCGGGACCATGCTCGAGGTCGCCTCGCCGGAATTTCGCGGCGCGCCCGGGTACGAGGGTTATCTGAACGACCGGGTCGTCGCGTTGCCCGAACTGCTGCGCGACGCGGGGTACCTGACGCTGATGTCGGGCAAGTGGCACCTGGGGGCCACGATCGAGACGTCGCCGTGGGCACGGGGTTTCGAGCGTTCCTTCGCCCTGCTGCCGGCCGGTGCCAGCCATTACGGCGGTGCCGAGGAGCGTGGATTCTCGCCGGTGCCAACGCTTTACACCGAAGACGACCAGTTCGTCAGCGTCGGCGACGACTTTTATTCGTCGGACTCCTATGCCGACACGCTGTTGCGCTATCTGGAGGAGCGCGACCCCGACGACGACCGGCCCTTCTTCGCCTATCTGCCCTTCCAGGCCCCGCACTGGCCCCTGCAGGCGCCCGACGGGGCCATCGCGAAATACCGGGGCCGCTACGACGCCGGGCCGGATGCGCTCCGCGAGGAGCGGCTGTCCGCCCTCAAGCGGCTCGGTCTGTGTCCGCCCGACGTCGTCGCGCATCCGGTGGTGGCCGACGGCGCGCCCGAATGGGCCGACATGACCGACGAACAGCGCGCGCGCTCGGCCCGCAGCATGGAGGTCTACGCCGGGATGGTCGACCGGATGGACTACAACATCGGCCGGGTGATCGACTACCTCTCGGCGAGCGGCGAACTCGACAACACCGTCGTCATCTTCATGTCCGACAACGGAGCCGAGGGGGCGATCGTCGAGGCGATGCCGCTGCGCGGCCCGCAGATCGCCGCACAGATCGAAAAGCATTGCGACAACAGCCTGGACAACCTCGGCCGGCCCACGTCGTTCATCTGGTACGGCCCCCGCTGGGCGCAGGCGGCCACCGCGCCGTCACGCCTGCACAAGGCGTTCACCACCCAGGGCGGGATCCGCGTGACCGGCTTCGTCACCTGGCCCGGCTTCGCCCGGCAACAGCAGATCGGCACCGCGTTCAGCACGGTCATGGACATCGCCCCGACCCTGCTGGAGCTGGCCGGCGTCACCCACCCGGGCACCTCCTACCGCGGCCGCGAGGTGGCCCCCATGCGCGGCCGCTCACTGGTCGATTACCTGACGGGCGCCGCGGAAACCGTGCACGATGCCGACACCGGCACCGGCTGGGAGCTGTTCGGCCGCCGCGCCATCCGCCAGGGCGACTGGAAGGCGCTGTACCTGCCGGCACCGTACGGCCCGGGTGGCTGGCAGCTCTACGACCTGGCTTCCGACCCCGGTGAGATCGACGATCTGGCCGCTGAGCGACCCGACAAACTGGCCGAGCTGCTGGCGTTGTGGGATCGCTACGTCGAGGAAACCGGCGTGATCCTCGACCCCATCTCCGTCTACGACCTGCAACTCTGA